From Alienimonas californiensis, a single genomic window includes:
- a CDS encoding O-antigen ligase family protein encodes MTGPAAERVPNPAPPAGGDPWLGPLRVAAGLSVAGRFLVPTEATLLGLTPGDAAADGWLSTLALLALGLFAFRSWRTGGGVRWGRCESLLVGLVLAHAVAAAPIFWEGGPRRAAAETVFNWAGLAATAVLLRGLWRPGDRVRFAALAVACGTAAAAVGAWQVAVSLPASRAAYLEAREQAAAPDAAVRAAARARLAAMGVPEDPAGRKRWEDRLLGSREPFGPFSLANTLAGVLLAAALLLPAVIRKERTSLVVAGLATALLVGVLLLTKSRTGYVGFAAGGLTWAALRWGRGAGRGAGRKWLLGAGVAGGLLLLGVGGAVLTGQLDREVISEAPRSLTFRLQYWTGTLRALAERPLLGTGPANLRPFYLLHKEAAASEAIAAPHNFVLDLWTSGGLLAPLLAAALAWCGVTRWRSAPVSTPDEAGGEGEEATPNWDPLFVGALAAFGLIGAFGGLLGPVADLTPDLNPWIYAVVRGWNWAILLAAAPAAAVLWVCGRPRRVNSRTGPAWAAACVGLAVHLLGADGAEFPAIVVLFLLALAAAPVSAEEPSEPRRRASLVVAVVAALLAAIGLWFVLLPGRTAGALIETAEAEAARGRDPRGTLMRADATDPLSDAALMALAESATAQALVNPSSGLRTEAVALWKEVLSRRPREGRAYQRLSDVYGSAGDWPEALEAARAAVALDPSAAAPWARLAESAAEAGDMATAQAAARAALERDAVTRSAGHADRVLPDEVVENLRRRLSAGD; translated from the coding sequence ATGACCGGTCCGGCCGCCGAGCGAGTCCCCAACCCGGCCCCGCCGGCGGGCGGCGACCCCTGGCTCGGCCCGCTGCGGGTCGCGGCAGGGTTGAGCGTCGCCGGCCGGTTCCTCGTGCCGACCGAGGCGACGCTGCTGGGCCTGACCCCCGGCGACGCCGCGGCGGACGGGTGGTTGTCGACGCTCGCCCTGCTGGCGTTGGGGCTCTTCGCTTTTCGATCCTGGCGCACCGGTGGCGGCGTGCGGTGGGGGCGGTGCGAGAGTTTGCTGGTGGGGCTGGTCCTCGCCCATGCCGTCGCCGCGGCGCCGATCTTCTGGGAGGGCGGGCCGCGGCGGGCGGCGGCGGAGACGGTCTTCAACTGGGCCGGCCTCGCGGCGACGGCCGTGCTGCTCCGCGGTCTTTGGCGGCCGGGCGACCGCGTGCGATTCGCGGCGCTGGCCGTCGCCTGCGGCACGGCGGCGGCGGCGGTCGGGGCGTGGCAGGTGGCTGTCTCCCTCCCGGCCTCGCGGGCGGCGTATCTCGAGGCGAGGGAGCAGGCGGCCGCTCCGGACGCCGCCGTCCGCGCCGCCGCCCGCGCCCGCCTCGCCGCGATGGGCGTGCCGGAAGACCCCGCCGGCCGCAAACGGTGGGAGGATCGTTTGTTGGGATCGCGGGAGCCGTTCGGGCCGTTCTCCCTAGCGAACACCCTCGCCGGCGTGTTGTTGGCCGCGGCGCTGCTGCTTCCGGCGGTGATCCGGAAGGAGCGCACGAGCCTCGTCGTTGCCGGACTGGCGACGGCGCTGCTGGTCGGCGTGCTGCTCCTCACGAAAAGCCGCACCGGCTACGTCGGCTTCGCCGCGGGAGGTTTGACGTGGGCCGCCCTTCGCTGGGGCCGTGGGGCGGGGCGGGGGGCCGGGCGAAAGTGGCTGCTCGGGGCCGGCGTCGCCGGGGGGCTGCTCCTGCTCGGGGTCGGCGGGGCCGTGCTGACGGGGCAACTCGACCGGGAGGTGATTTCCGAAGCCCCGCGGTCCCTCACCTTCCGCCTGCAATATTGGACCGGCACGCTGCGGGCGCTCGCGGAGCGGCCGCTGCTGGGGACCGGTCCGGCGAACCTGCGGCCGTTCTATCTACTTCACAAGGAGGCCGCCGCCAGCGAGGCGATCGCCGCCCCGCACAACTTCGTACTGGACCTGTGGACCAGCGGCGGGCTGCTCGCCCCGCTGCTCGCCGCGGCGCTGGCCTGGTGCGGCGTTACCCGGTGGCGCTCGGCGCCGGTCTCTACGCCGGACGAGGCGGGAGGAGAGGGAGAAGAGGCGACGCCCAACTGGGATCCGCTGTTCGTGGGGGCGCTGGCGGCGTTCGGGCTGATCGGGGCGTTCGGGGGGCTGCTGGGGCCGGTGGCGGACCTGACTCCCGATCTGAACCCGTGGATCTACGCTGTCGTGCGGGGGTGGAACTGGGCGATCCTGCTCGCCGCGGCGCCGGCGGCGGCCGTGCTGTGGGTCTGCGGGCGGCCTCGCAGGGTGAACAGTAGAACCGGGCCGGCCTGGGCGGCGGCGTGCGTCGGCCTGGCGGTGCACCTGCTCGGGGCGGACGGGGCGGAGTTCCCCGCGATCGTCGTCCTGTTCCTGCTCGCCCTCGCCGCGGCTCCGGTCTCGGCGGAGGAACCCTCGGAACCGCGGCGGCGGGCGTCGCTGGTCGTGGCCGTCGTCGCGGCCCTGCTGGCCGCGATCGGGCTGTGGTTCGTGCTGTTGCCGGGGCGAACGGCGGGGGCGCTGATCGAAACCGCCGAGGCGGAGGCCGCCCGGGGCCGCGACCCACGGGGCACGCTGATGCGGGCGGACGCGACCGACCCGCTCTCGGACGCCGCACTTATGGCACTCGCGGAGTCAGCGACCGCACAGGCGCTCGTCAATCCCTCGAGCGGCCTCCGGACCGAAGCGGTCGCCCTGTGGAAAGAGGTCCTCTCCCGGCGCCCGCGGGAGGGACGGGCGTATCAGCGTCTCTCCGACGTGTACGGCTCGGCCGGCGACTGGCCGGAAGCGTTGGAAGCCGCCCGGGCGGCCGTGGCGCTCGATCCGTCCGCCGCGGCGCCGTGGGCTCGGCTGGCGGAGTCCGCGGCCGAGGCCGGCGACATGGCGACGGCTCAGGCGGCCGCCCGGGCGGCACTGGAGCGGGACGCCGTCACCCGGTCCGCCGGCCATGCAGACCGCGTTCTGCCGGACGAGGTTGTGGAGAACCTGCGCCGCAGGCTGTCCGCGGGCGACTGA
- a CDS encoding MFS transporter encodes MLWALQWGVTGALLTYLPLYFEGRGLSRGQLGSLFAVAAVGLWVAPIAVGQLCDRLIGAEKYLAVAHFFSGVTLLTVPFAANIFSVTGEGFWFLIATVGLFSALYFPTLPVVSAVTFRHLPDPDTQFGRVRLWGTVGWVLAGLFVSVWLGQREALEWLSRNAPAMRDRLTHLDSLLRRLAPVDDADCFRIAAVLSFALSSFCAWLPRSPPPKPTSGRFAPLQTLGLLRDRQFALLIAASFALSLIVPVYTLEVPGLLVREGYDSDWVPAVMTIGQLSEFPALLLLGFCLRRLGVTMTFTLGVAAWALRFLLLAVTEATGPVLAGLALHGVCHVFLIVAVQLYVDAKCPPDLRASAQNLFAVVTVGVGMPLGFLISGTLSEWASGGTESPSRLLFLAAAIAVSAVLVPVWMVGRRGRA; translated from the coding sequence GTGCTATGGGCCCTCCAGTGGGGCGTCACCGGCGCCCTGCTCACCTATCTGCCCCTGTACTTCGAGGGTCGCGGTCTCTCCCGGGGGCAGCTCGGCAGCCTATTCGCCGTCGCGGCGGTGGGGCTGTGGGTGGCGCCGATTGCCGTGGGGCAGCTCTGCGACCGGCTGATCGGGGCGGAGAAGTACCTCGCCGTCGCCCACTTCTTCAGCGGCGTCACGCTGCTGACAGTGCCCTTCGCGGCAAACATCTTCTCCGTCACCGGGGAGGGGTTCTGGTTTCTGATCGCCACGGTCGGGCTCTTCAGCGCCCTGTATTTCCCGACGCTGCCGGTCGTCAGCGCGGTGACCTTCCGCCACCTGCCGGACCCGGACACCCAGTTCGGCCGCGTGCGGCTGTGGGGCACCGTGGGCTGGGTGCTGGCGGGGCTGTTCGTCTCCGTCTGGCTCGGGCAGCGGGAGGCGTTGGAGTGGCTCAGCCGGAACGCCCCGGCGATGCGGGACCGGCTGACGCACCTCGACAGCCTGCTCCGCCGGCTCGCCCCGGTGGACGACGCCGACTGCTTCCGCATTGCGGCGGTGCTGTCGTTCGCCCTGTCCAGCTTCTGCGCGTGGTTGCCGCGGAGCCCTCCCCCGAAACCGACCAGCGGCCGCTTCGCGCCGCTGCAAACGCTCGGATTGTTGAGGGATCGCCAGTTCGCCCTGCTGATCGCGGCGAGCTTCGCCCTGTCGCTGATCGTGCCGGTCTACACCCTGGAGGTGCCGGGCCTGCTGGTTCGCGAAGGCTACGACTCGGACTGGGTGCCCGCCGTGATGACGATCGGGCAGCTCTCTGAGTTCCCCGCCCTGCTGTTGCTGGGGTTCTGTCTGAGGCGGTTGGGGGTGACGATGACGTTCACCCTCGGCGTGGCGGCGTGGGCGCTGCGGTTCCTGCTGCTCGCCGTGACCGAGGCCACCGGCCCGGTGCTGGCCGGGCTGGCGCTGCACGGGGTCTGCCACGTGTTCCTGATCGTCGCCGTGCAGTTGTACGTCGACGCGAAGTGCCCGCCGGACCTGCGGGCGAGCGCGCAGAACCTGTTCGCCGTGGTGACCGTCGGCGTGGGGATGCCGCTGGGCTTTCTGATCTCCGGGACGCTGTCGGAGTGGGCGTCCGGCGGGACGGAAAGCCCGTCGCGGTTGCTGTTCCTCGCCGCGGCGATCGCGGTCTCCGCGGTGCTGGTCCCGGTCTGGATGGTGGGGCGGCGGGGACGGGCCTGA
- a CDS encoding aldehyde dehydrogenase family protein yields the protein MQPLFSHGDWRTPGKPSEVTNPYDGAVIDTVPTADAAEVDAALATLTDGAKAMRAMNPRDRAAILFHASDAIAANPEEWGRRICAEGGKPIGEAVGEANRAVETLRLSAIEAERLGGEVVPIDAAPNGAGKLAFTRRVPCGVVAAITPFNFPLNLVCHKVGPAIAAGNAVLLKPAGVTPLSALALTRLLLECGLPEQAITCLTGPGGELGEAICGDPRVRKITFTGSDAVGAKIIATAGVKKVTLELGSNCPAVVFADADLPATASLLAKQATANAGQVCISLQRVLVERSAHAEFRDLLVEAFSQLKTGDPADEATDVGPLIRRSDAERVEQWLNEAVEAGATRVCGGERDGSLLTPALLDGVEPGMKAYDEELFGPACGLRSFETEEEAAAMANDTRYGLAAGVYTRDLSRMVRLSESIDAGVLNFGPGSGGGGPQYRADLMPYGGLGSSGLGKEGPRYAVEEMTETKCVVIHP from the coding sequence GTGCAGCCCCTCTTTTCCCACGGCGACTGGCGGACCCCCGGCAAGCCGTCGGAGGTGACGAACCCCTACGACGGCGCCGTGATCGACACGGTCCCCACCGCCGACGCCGCCGAGGTGGACGCCGCCCTCGCCACGCTGACCGACGGGGCGAAGGCGATGCGGGCCATGAATCCCCGCGACCGGGCGGCGATCCTGTTTCATGCCTCCGACGCGATCGCCGCGAATCCGGAGGAGTGGGGCCGACGCATCTGTGCCGAGGGCGGCAAGCCGATCGGCGAGGCCGTCGGCGAGGCGAACCGGGCGGTGGAGACGCTGCGGCTGTCGGCGATCGAGGCCGAACGCCTCGGCGGCGAGGTCGTACCGATTGACGCCGCCCCCAACGGAGCCGGCAAGCTGGCCTTCACCCGCCGCGTGCCCTGCGGGGTCGTCGCGGCGATCACGCCGTTCAACTTCCCGCTGAACCTGGTGTGTCACAAAGTCGGCCCGGCGATCGCGGCGGGGAACGCCGTGCTCCTCAAACCGGCCGGCGTCACCCCGCTGTCCGCCCTCGCCCTGACCCGACTGCTGTTGGAATGCGGACTGCCGGAGCAGGCGATCACCTGCCTGACCGGCCCCGGCGGAGAACTCGGCGAGGCGATCTGCGGCGACCCGCGGGTGCGGAAGATCACCTTCACCGGCAGCGACGCGGTCGGGGCGAAGATCATCGCTACGGCGGGGGTCAAGAAGGTCACGCTGGAACTGGGCTCGAATTGTCCCGCGGTGGTCTTCGCCGACGCCGACCTGCCCGCGACCGCCTCCCTGCTCGCCAAGCAGGCCACGGCGAACGCCGGGCAGGTGTGCATCTCGCTCCAGCGAGTCTTGGTGGAACGCTCAGCTCATGCGGAGTTCCGCGACCTCCTCGTGGAAGCTTTCTCTCAGTTGAAGACCGGCGATCCGGCAGACGAGGCGACGGACGTCGGCCCGCTGATCCGCCGCTCCGACGCCGAACGGGTCGAGCAGTGGCTCAACGAAGCCGTCGAGGCCGGGGCGACCCGCGTCTGCGGCGGGGAGCGGGACGGCTCGCTCCTCACCCCCGCCCTATTGGACGGCGTGGAGCCCGGGATGAAGGCCTACGATGAAGAACTGTTCGGCCCGGCCTGCGGCCTGCGGAGCTTCGAGACCGAGGAGGAGGCCGCCGCGATGGCGAACGACACCCGCTACGGCCTCGCCGCGGGCGTCTACACCCGCGACCTGTCACGGATGGTCCGGCTGAGCGAGTCGATCGACGCCGGGGTGCTGAACTTCGGCCCGGGCTCCGGCGGCGGCGGCCCGCAGTACCGGGCCGACCTGATGCCCTACGGCGGCCTCGGTTCCAGCGGCCTCGGCAAGGAGGGCCCGCGGTACGCCGTCGAGGAGATGACCGAGACGAAGTGCGTGGTGATTCACCCCTGA
- a CDS encoding outer membrane protein assembly factor BamB family protein, translated as MSRPLAALAALLLPTSLACHVAAADWPQWRGPAFDGSSPETNLPADWNADGDGAVAWSAPLPGPGGGTPVIAGGRLFVTAAEGVGPDAQLIVLAFDADSGKELWRRTAGTGNETARVDEGNSASNSCVTDGEHVWSTFGDGTVACMTVEGEPVWGANLQQRFGEFDIQFGFSSTPVLYDGRLYFQLIHGDGDASTDEARVAALDAATGDTVWERGRRTGASRENEHSYASIMLNPFTTPPSLITHGGDYAIAHSTKDEAEGAELWRLGGLNPPGPDYHTTLRFVASPGVGAGPNGTGMVVVPTAKRGPVFAVDAAAARKVAADAGPEQGEDGPQAADVVGTDAVAWRLDRGTPDVSTPLVTDKLVYLMGERGVLGCHAAATGKELYQERLTGGNYRASPTLADGKLYAVDRDGIVSVVKAGPEFELLGRMELGEPTSASPAVADGTVYFRTYDRLIAVRKK; from the coding sequence ATGTCCCGCCCGCTCGCCGCGCTCGCGGCCCTCCTGTTGCCGACGTCGCTCGCCTGCCACGTCGCCGCTGCCGACTGGCCGCAGTGGCGGGGGCCGGCCTTCGACGGTTCCTCCCCGGAAACGAACCTGCCGGCCGACTGGAACGCCGACGGCGACGGCGCCGTCGCCTGGAGCGCCCCGCTGCCCGGCCCCGGCGGCGGCACTCCGGTGATCGCCGGCGGCCGCCTGTTCGTCACCGCCGCCGAGGGCGTCGGGCCGGACGCCCAACTGATCGTCCTGGCCTTCGACGCCGACAGCGGCAAGGAACTGTGGCGCCGGACCGCGGGTACGGGCAACGAGACGGCCCGTGTGGACGAGGGCAATAGCGCCTCGAACAGCTGCGTGACCGACGGGGAACACGTCTGGTCGACCTTCGGCGACGGCACAGTCGCCTGCATGACCGTCGAGGGCGAACCCGTCTGGGGGGCGAACCTGCAACAACGCTTCGGCGAGTTCGACATCCAGTTCGGGTTCAGCAGCACCCCCGTGCTGTACGACGGCCGGCTCTACTTCCAACTGATCCACGGCGACGGCGACGCCTCCACCGACGAGGCCCGCGTCGCCGCCCTCGACGCCGCCACCGGCGACACGGTCTGGGAACGCGGCCGCCGCACCGGCGCCAGCCGAGAGAACGAGCACAGCTACGCCTCGATCATGCTGAACCCGTTCACGACGCCGCCCTCGCTGATCACCCACGGCGGGGACTACGCCATCGCCCACTCGACCAAGGACGAGGCCGAGGGCGCCGAACTGTGGCGCCTGGGCGGCCTGAACCCGCCGGGGCCGGACTACCACACGACGCTGCGGTTCGTCGCCAGCCCCGGCGTCGGTGCCGGCCCGAACGGGACCGGGATGGTCGTCGTGCCGACCGCCAAACGCGGACCGGTGTTCGCCGTCGACGCCGCCGCGGCCCGCAAGGTCGCCGCCGACGCCGGCCCGGAGCAGGGCGAAGACGGCCCGCAGGCCGCGGACGTCGTCGGGACGGACGCCGTCGCCTGGCGGCTGGACCGCGGCACGCCGGACGTCTCGACGCCGCTGGTGACGGACAAACTGGTCTACCTGATGGGCGAACGCGGCGTGCTGGGCTGCCACGCCGCCGCCACCGGCAAGGAGCTGTATCAGGAACGCCTCACCGGCGGGAACTACCGGGCCAGCCCCACGCTGGCGGACGGCAAGCTGTACGCGGTGGACCGCGACGGCATCGTCTCTGTGGTCAAGGCGGGCCCGGAGTTCGAACTGCTCGGCCGGATGGAACTCGGCGAACCGACCTCCGCCAGCCCCGCGGTCGCCGACGGCACAGTCTACTTCCGCACCTACGACCGGCTGATCGCCGTGCGGAAGAAGTGA
- a CDS encoding multiheme c-type cytochrome, whose product MSSTDPAPPADATAPSTASVWPQILVGAAIGAAVLGLGAFILSRGAGLTDGGDDVPSDVTIAGGAADPYLDPLAAWEKPTAAVVLTGEVHGYLEPCGCSEKQNGGVARRSALFKELRDEKGWDVVAADLGGTVRRNRLQTELKFAAMRRALDQMGYGVLNLGPEELRLGADYLVQHVYDAPEMIAANLSLYGDPTSETAVATGVKGTRILEAGGLKIGFAGVVGDTMGAELNDPDATSTIGVNRAPEALPQALEELADCDVRVLLSQALPEQTAQYLKDYPGFHVAVTAGGPEDPSQEPEVVATPEGEALMLRVGHKGKYAGVLGVYPPAEGADRPRLTYALATLSKDRYGHDRSMDPIMASYQQSIADNLEAIFEDLPPAAPPRPGGYVGAAKCGECHTKAYAKWKESPHAHALASLTEGRENFEGDWADRRLDPECLSCHVTGWDAQGYYPYEGGYLPERLAGGSGGGGADGTEGLAGMDRFHKLQAQQCENCHGPGSGHVATFEQWKADPSSVSQAEYRAANKAVHVELATAAQTTCVKCHDGDNSPEFNFAEYWPKIAHPWRD is encoded by the coding sequence ATGAGTTCCACCGACCCCGCTCCCCCCGCCGACGCGACCGCCCCGTCGACCGCGTCCGTGTGGCCGCAGATCCTCGTCGGGGCGGCGATCGGGGCGGCGGTCCTCGGGCTGGGGGCCTTCATTCTGTCGCGGGGCGCCGGTCTGACCGACGGGGGGGACGACGTTCCGAGCGACGTGACGATCGCGGGGGGCGCCGCCGACCCGTACCTCGATCCGCTGGCCGCCTGGGAGAAGCCGACCGCCGCGGTCGTGCTGACCGGGGAGGTACACGGGTATCTCGAACCGTGCGGTTGCTCCGAGAAGCAGAACGGCGGCGTGGCCCGTCGCAGCGCCCTCTTCAAGGAACTGCGTGACGAGAAGGGCTGGGACGTGGTCGCTGCGGACCTCGGCGGCACGGTCCGCCGGAACCGGTTGCAGACCGAACTGAAATTCGCCGCGATGCGGCGGGCGCTGGATCAGATGGGCTACGGCGTCCTGAACCTCGGCCCGGAGGAGTTGCGGTTGGGGGCGGACTACCTCGTCCAGCACGTCTACGACGCGCCGGAGATGATCGCCGCGAACCTCTCGCTGTACGGCGATCCCACCAGCGAGACCGCGGTCGCCACGGGCGTCAAAGGCACGCGCATCCTCGAGGCGGGCGGCTTGAAAATCGGCTTCGCCGGAGTCGTCGGCGACACGATGGGGGCGGAACTGAACGACCCGGACGCGACCAGCACCATCGGCGTCAACCGGGCCCCCGAGGCGCTGCCGCAGGCGTTGGAGGAACTCGCCGACTGCGATGTGCGGGTGCTGCTCTCCCAGGCCCTGCCGGAGCAGACTGCCCAGTATCTGAAGGACTACCCAGGCTTCCACGTCGCCGTGACCGCCGGCGGCCCGGAGGACCCTTCGCAGGAGCCGGAGGTCGTCGCCACCCCGGAGGGCGAGGCCCTGATGCTGCGCGTCGGCCACAAGGGCAAGTACGCCGGCGTGTTGGGCGTTTATCCCCCCGCCGAGGGCGCCGACCGGCCGCGGCTGACCTACGCCCTGGCGACGCTCTCCAAGGACCGCTACGGCCACGATCGCTCGATGGACCCGATCATGGCGAGCTATCAGCAGTCGATCGCGGACAATCTGGAAGCGATTTTCGAAGACCTGCCCCCCGCCGCCCCGCCGCGGCCGGGCGGGTACGTGGGCGCCGCCAAGTGCGGCGAGTGTCACACGAAGGCCTACGCCAAGTGGAAGGAGAGCCCGCACGCCCACGCCCTCGCCAGCCTTACCGAGGGCCGCGAGAACTTCGAGGGCGACTGGGCCGACCGCCGCCTCGACCCGGAATGTCTCTCCTGTCACGTGACCGGCTGGGACGCGCAGGGCTACTACCCCTACGAGGGCGGCTATCTGCCCGAACGCCTCGCCGGCGGCTCCGGCGGCGGGGGAGCGGACGGCACGGAGGGCCTCGCCGGGATGGACCGCTTCCACAAGCTCCAGGCCCAGCAGTGCGAGAACTGCCACGGCCCCGGCTCCGGCCACGTGGCGACCTTCGAGCAGTGGAAGGCGGACCCGTCCTCCGTCAGTCAGGCGGAGTACCGGGCCGCGAACAAGGCGGTGCACGTCGAACTGGCGACCGCCGCCCAGACCACCTGCGTGAAGTGCCACGACGGCGACAACAGCCCGGAGTTCAACTTCGCCGAGTACTGGCCCAAGATCGCCCACCCCTGGCGCGACTGA
- a CDS encoding DUF1573 domain-containing protein has protein sequence MNVLARIALVAAIVVAVGAGLYYFLEAPIAGRMVDESTEEVPGFAKKDVRFLQPDVRPAATGPHPKIEVEEPQYDFGTVALGESDSHTFVVKNVGEADLILGEPITTCKCTAPEAGTGKPIPPGESTTVTLTYTPEKVANEFAQRAFIHTNDPADPRLELEVHGSVEELLRAFPSSMLDFGVVDGKESVTKSFKVLSRLRDEIKVTGTESASDYLKVTTSPADLSEPINPGEEESEDVPEEERRPAPKSAAELGFTGGIVVTVELLPGMPIGRFRETVAVNFDEAPPDPQRAAEGKIAVDYSNMKAEVVGTVRGPFAFVPVQRENQKFLPSALAFDLGAFSADEGAKGTLQLFVDGMEEPLELTDIQSTEKYVQLEVRRDPSFSVESGRQKLFLDFVVPPGSPPAQHIRKGKVIVTANTNHPDGRKLQFFIEMASYR, from the coding sequence ATGAACGTGCTCGCCCGCATCGCCCTCGTCGCCGCGATCGTGGTCGCGGTCGGGGCCGGCCTCTATTACTTCCTCGAGGCCCCGATAGCCGGCCGGATGGTGGACGAGTCCACCGAGGAAGTGCCGGGCTTCGCGAAGAAAGACGTCCGCTTCCTGCAACCGGACGTACGCCCCGCGGCGACCGGTCCGCACCCGAAGATCGAAGTCGAGGAACCGCAGTACGACTTCGGCACCGTCGCCCTCGGCGAGAGCGATTCGCACACCTTCGTCGTGAAGAACGTCGGCGAGGCGGACCTGATCCTCGGCGAACCGATCACCACCTGTAAGTGCACCGCGCCGGAGGCCGGCACCGGCAAGCCGATTCCCCCCGGCGAATCCACCACCGTGACCCTCACCTACACGCCGGAGAAGGTCGCCAACGAGTTCGCCCAGCGGGCCTTCATCCACACCAACGACCCGGCCGACCCGCGGCTCGAACTGGAGGTGCACGGCAGCGTGGAGGAACTGCTCCGGGCGTTCCCGAGCAGCATGCTGGACTTCGGCGTGGTGGACGGGAAGGAGTCGGTCACGAAATCGTTCAAGGTGCTTTCCCGGCTGCGGGACGAGATCAAGGTGACGGGGACGGAAAGCGCCTCGGACTACCTGAAGGTCACCACCAGCCCGGCCGATCTCTCCGAACCGATCAATCCGGGCGAGGAAGAGTCGGAGGACGTGCCGGAGGAGGAGCGCCGTCCGGCGCCGAAGTCCGCGGCGGAACTGGGGTTCACCGGCGGGATCGTCGTCACCGTCGAGTTGCTGCCCGGTATGCCGATCGGCCGGTTTCGGGAGACGGTCGCCGTGAACTTCGACGAGGCCCCGCCGGACCCGCAGCGGGCGGCCGAGGGCAAGATCGCCGTCGACTACAGCAACATGAAGGCCGAAGTGGTCGGCACGGTGCGGGGGCCGTTTGCTTTCGTCCCCGTGCAGCGGGAGAACCAGAAGTTCCTGCCCAGCGCGTTGGCCTTCGACCTGGGAGCGTTCTCGGCGGACGAGGGCGCCAAGGGCACGCTGCAACTGTTCGTGGACGGCATGGAGGAGCCGCTCGAACTGACCGACATCCAGAGCACGGAAAAGTACGTCCAGCTTGAGGTGCGGCGCGACCCGAGCTTCTCCGTCGAGAGCGGCCGGCAGAAGCTGTTCCTGGACTTCGTCGTGCCGCCCGGCTCCCCGCCGGCCCAGCACATCCGCAAGGGGAAGGTGATCGTCACGGCGAACACCAACCACCCGGACGGCCGCAAGTTGCAGTTCTTCATCGAGATGGCCTCCTACCGCTGA
- a CDS encoding MFS transporter encodes MAAANGSPTAGTPEPTGGGAVLIARLAVMMFLQFFVWGSWYVSTGNFILNGSGWNDAAGVTGWAYSVAPIAAILAPLFLGMVADRFFASERVLAGLMLLGAVAMAAVPTVLGPNPSDDDTTLYLLLLFAHSLCFMPTLGLTNTVAFSHISNPEKQFPIVRVFGTLGWIVGSILVSKWETWFGAAGWTGPDLEAGVGQYWVTAVASAALAVYSLTLPHTPPPAKGQASTPADLLGFGAIGMMKDRSFAVFMIASGLLCIPLAGYYGFANGFLGDSGFEDPGFNMSFGQMSEVLFMLAMPFAFARLGVKWMLAAGMGAWVLRYALFSAAADGGPLDGDGAKGLILAGVILHGICYDFFFVTGQIYTEKRAPKNLRGQAQGFLVLMTQGVGLLIGAQLFGLLAGAYTTGEGDAAVRDWPTIWLWPCIAAAVILALFLLLFRDRLSDAQRAGLAASGEDTGAPPPATDPGVGGMPAKGQR; translated from the coding sequence ATGGCAGCGGCGAACGGTTCCCCCACCGCAGGCACCCCCGAGCCCACCGGCGGCGGGGCCGTGTTGATCGCCCGGTTGGCGGTGATGATGTTCCTGCAGTTCTTCGTGTGGGGGAGTTGGTACGTCTCCACAGGGAACTTCATCCTCAACGGCTCCGGCTGGAACGACGCGGCCGGCGTGACCGGGTGGGCCTACTCCGTGGCGCCGATCGCCGCGATCCTCGCCCCGCTGTTCCTGGGCATGGTGGCCGACCGCTTCTTCGCCAGCGAGCGCGTGCTCGCCGGGTTGATGTTGCTCGGCGCCGTCGCCATGGCCGCCGTGCCGACGGTCCTCGGGCCGAACCCTTCGGACGACGACACGACCCTCTACCTTTTACTGCTGTTCGCCCACTCGCTCTGCTTCATGCCCACGCTGGGGCTGACGAACACGGTCGCGTTCTCGCACATCAGTAACCCCGAGAAGCAGTTCCCGATCGTCCGGGTGTTCGGCACGCTGGGGTGGATCGTCGGCTCGATCCTGGTCAGCAAGTGGGAAACGTGGTTCGGAGCCGCCGGCTGGACCGGCCCGGACCTGGAGGCCGGCGTCGGCCAATATTGGGTGACGGCCGTCGCCTCCGCGGCGCTGGCGGTTTACAGCCTGACGCTGCCCCACACGCCCCCGCCGGCGAAGGGGCAGGCCTCCACGCCCGCGGACCTGCTGGGCTTCGGGGCGATCGGGATGATGAAGGACCGCAGCTTCGCCGTGTTCATGATCGCCAGCGGGCTGCTGTGCATTCCGCTGGCCGGGTACTACGGCTTTGCGAACGGGTTCCTGGGCGACAGCGGCTTTGAGGACCCCGGGTTCAACATGAGCTTCGGTCAGATGAGCGAAGTCCTGTTCATGCTGGCGATGCCCTTCGCCTTCGCCCGGCTGGGCGTGAAGTGGATGCTCGCCGCGGGCATGGGCGCGTGGGTCCTTCGTTACGCACTGTTCAGCGCCGCCGCGGACGGCGGCCCGCTGGACGGCGATGGCGCGAAGGGGCTGATCTTGGCGGGCGTCATCCTGCACGGGATTTGCTACGACTTCTTCTTCGTCACCGGACAGATCTATACGGAAAAGCGGGCCCCGAAGAACCTCCGCGGGCAGGCCCAGGGCTTTCTCGTGCTGATGACGCAGGGCGTCGGCCTGCTGATCGGCGCCCAGTTGTTCGGGCTGCTCGCCGGGGCCTACACGACCGGCGAGGGCGACGCGGCGGTGCGGGATTGGCCGACGATCTGGCTTTGGCCGTGCATCGCCGCGGCGGTCATTCTCGCGCTGTTCCTCCTGCTGTTCCGTGACCGACTCAGCGACGCCCAGCGGGCGGGCCTGGCCGCGAGCGGCGAGGACACCGGAGCCCCGCCGCCCGCGACCGATCCCGGCGTCGGCGGCATGCCGGCCAAGGGGCAACGCTGA